From one Meiothermus cerbereus DSM 11376 genomic stretch:
- the tnpA gene encoding IS200/IS605 family transposase: MPEELTTRHSHYNLNYHLVFTPKHRRQVFFGEVHERLMQVLRETCLIRDWVVLGMEVMPDHVHLFLSVPPKWSPSDVAKILKGVSARRILQEFPRLRRGKGGGHLWTPSFYVGSAGNISAQTIQRYIESQRKHQVDDD, encoded by the coding sequence GTGCCGGAAGAGCTCACCACACGCCACAGCCATTACAACCTGAACTACCATCTGGTATTCACCCCCAAGCACCGCAGACAGGTCTTCTTTGGCGAGGTGCACGAACGGCTGATGCAGGTGTTGCGGGAGACGTGCTTGATAAGGGACTGGGTAGTGCTGGGGATGGAGGTCATGCCCGACCACGTGCATCTGTTCCTCTCCGTGCCGCCCAAGTGGTCGCCCTCGGACGTGGCGAAGATTCTGAAAGGCGTATCGGCTCGGCGCATCCTGCAAGAGTTCCCAAGGCTACGGCGGGGCAAGGGCGGTGGTCATTTGTGGACGCCCTCCTTCTACGTGGGGAGTGCTGGGAACATCTCAGCCCAGACCATCCAGCGCTACATCGAGTCCCAGCGCAAGCATCAGGTGGACGATGACTAG